TTCCATCCGAATGCCCGCCAGCGTTCATCCATGGGCTCCAGCGCCACGATATTTTCCGTAAAATCGGTCACGCACATGAAGTTTCTGTCTACAATGGCCACCAGGTTGTTTAACCGGTGATGCCCGGCAAACATGGCCGTTTCCCAGACCGAGCCCTCATAACACTCCCCGTCGCCCAGCAGGGTAAAGACCAAATACGGCTCGCGGCTCATTCTGGCCCCAAGGGCCACACCGGCCGAGATACCGAACCCCTGTCCCAGGGAGCCGGCGGTAATTTCCACGCCGGGCACGTCGGATTGAAGGTGGACCCCGAATCTGCCGTTTTTCATGGCAAAGCGATCCAGCTCTTTCTTGTCAAAAAAGCCCAGGTCCCCCAGAATCGCGTACAGGGCCGGGCTGACCTGGGCATGGCTTAACAGAAACCGGTCGCGTCCTTCCCATTCAGGGTTTTTGGGGTCAACCCGAAGAATCCCGCCATAGTAGAGCGCTACCAGGATATCGATGCTGGACAGGGATGAGGTGACATGGCCGGTGCCGGCCCTGATGCACATTTCCAGCATGGCCTGGCGGATTTGAAAGGCTTTTTTCTCCAGTTTTTGAATAAGGGCGGTCATGCTTTTCCCCTTTCGATGCTTCGGTAGCACGCGCACTTGATTCCGACGTATAAGAGGGTATGCCCCCTTTTTATTGACATGACCCAGCAACTTTAGATACCTATGCTTATCAATAATTTTCTTGATTTACAATCCGAAAGGGTATTAGTCCCATAGCAATTAATTGAGACAGTCATCAATGAGTCCTA
This genomic stretch from Thermodesulfobacteriota bacterium harbors:
- a CDS encoding transketolase, with product MTALIQKLEKKAFQIRQAMLEMCIRAGTGHVTSSLSSIDILVALYYGGILRVDPKNPEWEGRDRFLLSHAQVSPALYAILGDLGFFDKKELDRFAMKNGRFGVHLQSDVPGVEITAGSLGQGFGISAGVALGARMSREPYLVFTLLGDGECYEGSVWETAMFAGHHRLNNLVAIVDRNFMCVTDFTENIVALEPMDERWRAFGWNVARINGHCFESLLNVLRPVRSRRSSQPLVIIADTVKGEGVESISNVPLWHGVAPRGKEAETCRRELKGRYSRE